A genomic window from Streptomyces sp. MST-110588 includes:
- a CDS encoding M48 family metallopeptidase, whose product MPADPSPRFAGETPLHRAADTQHRNAPPPQNRGSGTSAVEVRRSSRRRRTVSAYREGDRTVVLIPARMSEAEERRWVTVMLDKLAAQESKRMLGDAELADRAERLSDQFLDGRARPATVRWVTNQNTRWGSCTPAEGSIRLSHRLQGMPEYVIDYVLLHELAHLLVPGHGARFWQLLEAYPRTERARGYLEGVVAAERLPHLPAARSG is encoded by the coding sequence GTGCCCGCCGACCCTTCTCCTCGCTTCGCGGGGGAGACTCCCTTGCACCGTGCCGCAGACACACAGCACAGGAACGCCCCGCCGCCGCAGAACCGCGGCTCCGGGACGAGCGCGGTCGAGGTGCGCAGAAGCTCACGGCGCCGCCGTACCGTCTCGGCCTACCGCGAGGGCGACCGGACCGTCGTCCTGATCCCGGCCCGGATGTCCGAGGCCGAGGAGCGCCGCTGGGTGACGGTGATGCTGGACAAACTGGCAGCCCAGGAAAGCAAGCGCATGCTGGGCGACGCCGAGTTGGCCGACCGCGCCGAGCGCCTGTCCGACCAGTTCCTGGACGGCCGCGCCCGGCCGGCGACGGTGCGCTGGGTCACCAACCAGAACACCCGTTGGGGTTCGTGCACGCCGGCCGAGGGCAGCATCCGGCTCTCGCACCGCCTTCAGGGCATGCCGGAATACGTCATCGACTATGTGCTGCTGCACGAACTCGCGCACCTTCTCGTCCCCGGTCACGGCGCGCGGTTCTGGCAGTTGCTGGAGGCCTACCCCCGTACGGAACGGGCGCGCGGCTACCTCGAAGGGGTGGTGGCCGCCGAGCGGCTGCCCCACCTGCCCGCCGCCCGGAGTGGGTGA
- a CDS encoding NUDIX hydrolase: MSLHDDAARVLKEWPAPSPDQERLRLSYLDHLAAHPDGMWKACADGHVTASALVIDPVGERVLLTLHRKLKMWLQMGGHCEPVDASLADAALREAREESGITGTGEGVTPAGLTLLPGGPARLDRHLTPCAWHLDVQYVALAPEGATAAISDESLDLRWFAYDEVADVADASVVRLVERARALL, encoded by the coding sequence GTGAGCCTTCACGACGACGCGGCGCGGGTCCTCAAGGAGTGGCCCGCGCCCTCGCCCGACCAGGAACGGCTGCGGCTGTCCTACCTGGACCATCTCGCCGCCCACCCGGACGGCATGTGGAAGGCGTGCGCGGACGGGCACGTCACCGCCAGCGCGCTGGTGATCGACCCGGTCGGCGAGCGGGTGCTGCTCACCTTGCACCGCAAGCTGAAGATGTGGCTGCAGATGGGCGGGCACTGCGAGCCGGTGGACGCCTCGCTGGCCGACGCGGCGCTGCGCGAGGCGCGTGAGGAGTCCGGGATCACGGGCACCGGCGAAGGCGTCACCCCGGCCGGTCTGACGCTGCTGCCGGGCGGCCCGGCCCGCCTGGACCGCCATCTGACACCGTGCGCCTGGCATTTGGACGTCCAGTACGTGGCCCTGGCTCCCGAAGGGGCCACGGCGGCGATCAGCGATGAATCGCTGGATTTGCGGTGGTTCGCGTACGACGAGGTCGCGGATGTCGCCGACGCGTCGGTGGTACGCCTGGTGGAACGGGCCCGGGCCCTGCTGTAG